Within Saccharomonospora cyanea NA-134, the genomic segment AGCGTTGCGGTTCGGGGGCCGTGTTCTCGTAGATGTGCTTGGCCTCCTGGTACTCCGCGAGCCCGGCGTGGCCGAGCTCCCGGCCGACGCCGGAGCGCTTGTACCCGCCCCACTCCGCCTGCGGCAGGTACGGGCCGAAGTCGTTGATCCACACGGTTCCGTGCCGCAGGGCACGGGCCACGTACTCGGCCCTGCGCGCCTCGGCCGTCCACACGGCCGCCGCCAGGCCGTACGTGGTGTCGTTACCGATCCGCACCGCGTCCTCGACCTCGGAGAACCGCTCGACCGTCAGGATCGGCCCGAAGGTCTCCTCCTGCACCACCCGCATGCCTCCGTGGCAGTCGTCGAACACGGTGGGCAGGTAGAAGAATCCCCTCCCGAGCTTGGGATCGTCGGGCCTGCGTCCGCCCGTCAGCAGGCGCGCGCCCTCCTCGACTCCGACACTCACGTACCGCTCGACCTTCGCACGGTGTTCCTCCGACACCAGTGGTCCGCTCTCGGTGTCGGGATCGAGTCCGTTGCCCAACCTGATGCGCTCGGCACGCTCGGTGAGTTCCGCGACGAACCGCTCGTGCAACGAATCCTCCACCACCAACCGGGTCCCGGCCGAGCACACCTGACCGGCGTGGAAGAACACCGCGATGAGGGCGTAGTCGATGGCGGCCTCGAAATCGGCGTCGGCGAACACGATGTTGGGGTTCTTGCCGCCGAGTTCGAGCGCCACCTTCTTCACCGTTCCCGCCGCCGACGCCATGATCGCGCGGCCGGTGGCCAGGCCGCCCGTGAACGACACGAGGTCCACCTGCGGATGCTCCACGAGCGTCGAGCCCACCGGGTCCCCCGCACCCAGCACGAGGTTGACGACACCGGCGGGCGCACCCGCCTCCTCGATCAGCTCCACCATCTTGACGGTGGTCAGCGGTGTCGTCTCGCTGGGTTTGAGCACCATCGTGTTGCCCGCCGCCAGCGCGGGCGCCACCTTCCACGCCATCTGCAACAGCGGGTAGTTCCACGGCGCGATCAGCGCGCACACCCCCACCGGTTCGAACACCACCCGGCTCCGCACCGCCGGGTTGCCCGCGTCGACGAGCCTGCCGGGGTCGGACTCCGCCTGGGTGGCGTAGTACTCGAAGACCGAGGTCACGTCGTCGACGTCGATGCCTCCCTCCACCAGCGTCTTGCCGGTGTCGAGGGTCTCCGTCCTGGCGATCTCGGCTCGGTCCCGCTGCAACAGCTCCGCGATGCGACGCAGCAGGCGCGAGCGGCGCCGGGCCGTCCAGTCTCGCCACTCACCACCGTCGAAAGCCTTCCTCGCGGCCAGCACGGCGGCTTCCGCGTCGGTGGCGCCGGCCTCCGCCACGGTGCTCACCACCGACTGGTCGTACGGGTTGAGGACGTCCCGAGTGGCTTCCGCCGAGGCGGGCACCCAGCGGCCGTCGATGAACAGAGTGGACATGAGGGGACCCTTCCGAGGAGTTCGCCGTAGCCAGCACGGTGCCGTCGGCCTCGCTAACGTTGGAAACGTGCCCTGAAGCACCCTCACCGCAAACATGGAGGCCGTCACCCGCGCCCGTCGTAGCGTGAGAGCACAAGCACGAGAGCACGGTGGAGGCGGCCGGTCCCCGATCGAGCCGGGAGCGGCCTTGGCGACCACCGACGACAACAGGAACCCTCCGAGGCCGTCCACGCCGGACATCGGCGGGACAGGGGAACACGGGCTCAA encodes:
- a CDS encoding aldehyde dehydrogenase family protein, with the translated sequence MSTLFIDGRWVPASAEATRDVLNPYDQSVVSTVAEAGATDAEAAVLAARKAFDGGEWRDWTARRRSRLLRRIAELLQRDRAEIARTETLDTGKTLVEGGIDVDDVTSVFEYYATQAESDPGRLVDAGNPAVRSRVVFEPVGVCALIAPWNYPLLQMAWKVAPALAAGNTMVLKPSETTPLTTVKMVELIEEAGAPAGVVNLVLGAGDPVGSTLVEHPQVDLVSFTGGLATGRAIMASAAGTVKKVALELGGKNPNIVFADADFEAAIDYALIAVFFHAGQVCSAGTRLVVEDSLHERFVAELTERAERIRLGNGLDPDTESGPLVSEEHRAKVERYVSVGVEEGARLLTGGRRPDDPKLGRGFFYLPTVFDDCHGGMRVVQEETFGPILTVERFSEVEDAVRIGNDTTYGLAAAVWTAEARRAEYVARALRHGTVWINDFGPYLPQAEWGGYKRSGVGRELGHAGLAEYQEAKHIYENTAPEPQRWFAR